One Falsibacillus pallidus genomic window carries:
- a CDS encoding YeiH family protein — protein MKNFTAGILFTGIIALLGTLLSKAPFFSSIGPLASAILLAIVYRQLAGYPVSIKPGIDFSSKKLLRLAIILFGLRLNIILIVKQGPAVILLGIFSIVFSIFLMIWLGKKLKSDASTILLLGAGTGICGAAAIAAIAPIIKAKEEDTALSVGIIALMGTIFSVTYTLLYSWFPIQSGHYALWSGVSLHEIAHVALAAEPAGGDALALALLAKLGRVLLLIPVSFAFMYWMKKRDASQGQASISFPYFLIGFVLMSIAGTLLDEKGLLNPQIMDTVSKVTTFILTMAMTGLGLNIHFKQLKDKAMRPLLTIFIVSIVLSVATFFLTMLAI, from the coding sequence ATGAAAAATTTTACCGCGGGTATATTATTTACGGGGATCATCGCGCTGCTTGGGACACTCCTTTCAAAAGCTCCATTTTTCAGCAGCATTGGACCTCTCGCCTCTGCTATCCTGCTAGCGATAGTGTACCGGCAGCTTGCAGGGTATCCTGTGTCCATCAAGCCCGGCATCGATTTTTCTTCCAAAAAGCTGCTAAGATTGGCCATCATCCTTTTTGGATTAAGATTAAATATCATTCTGATTGTCAAGCAAGGCCCGGCCGTCATCCTGCTTGGGATCTTTTCGATCGTATTTTCCATTTTCCTGATGATTTGGCTTGGCAAAAAACTTAAAAGCGACGCATCGACCATTCTTCTGCTAGGGGCTGGGACCGGCATCTGCGGGGCCGCGGCCATTGCTGCCATTGCACCGATCATCAAGGCAAAAGAAGAGGATACCGCACTGAGCGTCGGCATCATTGCACTGATGGGGACCATTTTTTCCGTTACCTACACCTTGCTTTATTCCTGGTTTCCAATTCAGTCAGGGCACTATGCTTTATGGAGCGGCGTCAGCCTTCACGAGATCGCGCATGTCGCCTTGGCTGCTGAGCCTGCAGGAGGAGACGCATTAGCACTCGCCCTATTAGCTAAACTCGGACGTGTCCTTCTGTTGATTCCGGTGAGCTTCGCCTTTATGTATTGGATGAAAAAAAGAGATGCAAGCCAGGGACAGGCATCCATCTCCTTTCCATATTTCCTGATCGGATTTGTATTAATGAGCATAGCCGGCACCCTTTTAGATGAAAAAGGACTATTAAATCCTCAAATAATGGACACCGTTTCAAAAGTCACCACTTTTATTTTGACCATGGCCATGACCGGACTCGGGCTGAATATCCACTTTAAGCAGCTCAAAGACAAAGCCATGAGACCGCTGCTGACGATTTTCATTGTCTCCATCGTATTGTCCGTCGCCACGTTCTTTCTCACAATGCTTGCGATTTAA